ATTTTTTACAGCCCTTAGATAAATTTGTTCATTTTCACAATTCTATAATATATTAAACTTCAATTATAGCCTTTTCTCAAATTGCTTTCAAGTGCAAATGCAATATAATCATGGGCTAATCAGTGCAGAGTTTTGTATTAAAGGGATTTATGAAGAAATTATTTTTAATTACAGTTTTGCTCGCTTCTTTTATCTCTCTATCCTCGTGCGGGAGCTCGCCGGAGAAGGGCGGTACTCAGGAAAGGTTAGTGTCATTATCGCCCAATATTACCGAGCTCCTGTTTGCACTCGGTCTCGGCGAGAAGGTGGCAGGGGTAACCTCATACTGCGACTACCCTGCCCAGTGCAGAGAAAAACAGAGTGTTGGTTCGATAATGGAACCCGATATTGAAACTGTGATCTCACTTTCGCCTGATACTGTATTCATCTCAAACACCGAAATTCACAGGCGTATCGGCAGCAGGCTTGAGGGCATAGGTGCGGAAACTGTGATTGTGGAAACGAAAAATATTGACGATATCTATTCGGCAATTGATAAGATTTCCCGCATTTGCGGCGTGCAGCAGAGAGGATCGGCGCTCAAGGCTCAAATAAGAAAAAAACTTTCCGAAATTAGAAGCCTAAGCTCCGGCGGGGCTGCCCCTAAGGTGCTTGTTGTAGTTCAGCGTGAGCCGATTATGGCAGCTGGTAAAGGTACATATATCGACAGTCTGCTGGAAATAGCCGGCGCAGAAAACGCTGCCGAGCAAAGCGGGTATCCGAAATATAATGCAGAATCGCTGGTAGTGATGAATCCGGATATAATTATCGAATCTGATGCAAAAACCGATGGGATTAAGAAACTGGAGAAACAGAATTATTACAGCAGGTGGAAAACAAATGCTGCTGAAGAGGGCAATGTTTATCAGGTTAATGCGGATGTGGTTTCAAGGCTCGGCCCGAGAATTACCAAAGCCGCAAAACTGCTGCGCAGTATTGTAAAGCAAAGCGAAAAGGGAAAAAAGTTTGCTGGAGATTGAACACCTTTCAAAAAAGAAGCTCCTACTGAGGATTATAATCTTTTCTGCTCTTCTTGCAGGATTGATCCTTTTATGCAGCCTTATCGGCTCTAAAAACCTCAGCGCAGCAAATATTATTGGCGGCATAGTTTCCGGAGAAACTTCCGAAAATGTTGACTGGCTCATACTTTTCGAAATAAGACTCCCTCGCTGTCTTCTTGCGGCGATTGTGGGGGCGTCTTTATCTATAGCTGGGGTTGTGTTTCAGGCACTTCTCAAGAATCCCCTCGCAGACCCATACATCCTCGGGATATCCAGCGGTGCTGGGCTCGGAGCGGTAACCGCAGCTATAACTGGCTTTACGTTTACGTGGGCTGGAATTAGCGGAAAGGGGATAATGGCCTTCGCCTTTGCTCTTATAACGATATGGATAGTTTGGACGATAGGCAAACGTACGGGCAAAAACAATATGACAGGTCTCCTTCTTGCCGGTGTTGTAGTGAATTCGTTTTTCTCGGCTGTTATAATGTTTATGATTACCGCAGTTAAAAGCGAAGATCTCCATGCCACTCTGCTCTGGCTGATGGGCAATGTGCGGGATGTTCGTCCGGGGAACCTTTCTGCGGGACTTATTCCGCTTATTCTCTCGGCAGCTGTGTTGCAGGGATTTGCCCCGAAGCTGAACGTAATCACATTCGGCGAAACTGATGCGAAGGCTCTGGGGATAAACACTGCCGGCCTGCGGGGCATCTGCTTTGCCTGTGCTGCGTTCGTAACAGCCGCTGCCGTAAGCCTCAGCGGACTTGTAGGCTTTGCAGGGCTTATTGTTCCGCATACAGTGCGGCTGATATTCGGCCCTGACCACCGCCAGCTCCTCCCGCTCAGTGCTCTTTGCGGGGCAAGTTTTCTGGTGGTCTCCGATACGCTTGCAAGAACCGTTATAGCTCCCCAGCAGCTTCCGGCAGGGATTATAACCGCCTTCGCGGGAGCCCCGGTTTTTGTGTATCTTCTCTTGAAATCTTCAAAAACGAGGAAAATTTATGGATGATCCAATGCAGCGAGACGTTCAGGATGAGAGTTTGAAGAATCAGTGGTTGTATGTGTTTGTGTTTTTTGCTCTGCTTTACGGTTTCACTGCCCAGAGAGGCGTAAGCTGGCAGGATAACGGCGAATATCAGTGGCGAAGCTGGAACGGGCAGATAGTTTCGCAGGAATACGGGCTCTGCCGCAGCCACCCGCTCTATATGACGATTGGATACGGAATTTCCAAACTGCCTTTACCTTTCCCGATGAGCCTTAATATATTCAGCGCAGTTATGGGGGCTGTTGCAGTGGCAAATTTTTCAATGCTTTCAAGATTTTTCACTAAAAAAAGCTTTTTGATCCTCGGCCTTACATTTTGCCTCGGCCTTTCCCATACGCTTTGGTGGCTCTCAACAATAACCGAAACATACACAACCCATCTTGCGATATTCACTTTCGAGCTGCTGTTTCTTTTCAGATACATCAAGACCGGCAGGCCTTCAAATTTGTATTGGCTTGCCCTTTTTAACGGGCTCGGGATCTCCGTGCACAACCTTGCCCTGCTATCAATTCCAGTGTATGCGGGTGTTGTGATATATATGCTGTCAAAGAGGCAAACCAATTTCAGGCACATATTTTCTGCAGGGCTTTTCTGGGCTGCGGGGCTCTCGCCTTTGATTGCCGCTTCTGCATTCAAGCTTAGCGGGGAGCCTATGGGCTTTGGAGAGCTGGTAATGGATATCTTAGTGGGCGGTTACGGAGATGAGGTGTTTAATGTGGCTGGTGTTACAAAATTTGCCCTGCCGAACGCATTTTTCTCTTCTCTCAACTTTGCCAATCTGCTTGCGATTTTTGCGTTAGCTGGAATTGTTGCTTTATTAAAAAATTTCCGCAGAGCAGGCTTGCTCAGAAAAACGCTTGTCTTTCTTACCACTGTTCATTTTCTGTTCTATATTAGGTACTCAGTCCCTGATCAGTTTATGTTTATTCTTCCCTCGCTTGTTCTGATTGGTCTGTGTTCGGCAAATGCATTCGAATTTTTCAAAGTTCCTCGAAAGATTCAGGATAGACTTTGCTATCTCCTTCTCGCTTTCGCTGTGCTTCAGCCGCTGGTATTTTCCGGAGTTTGCAGTTTCGCTCAAAGGCATGAACTTGCAAAAAGAGAGCGGACGATCGATAGAAGAAACGAGGCCAGATACTGGATAAAGCCTTGGAAAAATAATGAAAGATCTGCTCAGCTATGGTCAGAGGCGGTTGTGGAGCTCGTTCCGCAGGGCAGCGTTCTCATTGCGGATAACTCTTCAAGATATGCTCTGTTTTTTGCTCGGGAAAGAAGCGGGAAAGATATAACTGTAATCCACGGGGCGCCTGAGAAATTCGACAGGGAGGAAGCGTATTTCTCAGTAACTCAAATAAAGTCTTCTCCTGAGCATCGGGAGTGGCAAAAGATTCGCAGCTTCCCGAGGCTCTACGAGCTGAAATAGTTCTCTTGACTGCAAGGCATAATTTGACTATTCAGCCCGAATTATTAGACTGTTCTGTCTTGAGTTTTCTTTTTAACCTCCACTAACACAAATAGCGAAGGATTATTATGATTAAGATTAATGAAAATTTTCTCAAGCTCCAGGCGGGTTATCTCTTTCCGGAAATCGCCCGCAGAGTTAATACGTTCAAAGACCAGAACCCGCAGGCCGATGTAATAAAACTTGGTATCGGTGATGTAACCAAGCCGCTCGTGCCGGCAATCGTAAAAGCGATGAAAAGTGCGGTGGACGATATGGGAACTGCCCAGGGCTTTCACGGATACGGTCCGGAACAGGGATACGGTTTTCTCGTTGAAAAAATCCTTGAATGCGACTACAAGCCTCGAGGCGTATCGCTGGATAAGAGCGAGATATTCATCAGCGACGGCTCCAAATGCGACACCGGAAACCTGCAGGAAATCTTCGGGATTGATAATGTGGTAGCCGTGCAGGACCCTGTTTATCCGGTGTATGTTGATACTAATGTGATGGCAGGCAGAACAGGTCAGGCTTCCAAAGACGGAAAGTATGAAGGCATCGTTTATATGCCTTGCACAGCGGAGAACGGCTTCGCACCAGAGCTTCCCTCGGAGCAGGTGGATATGATATACCTCTGCTACCCGAACAATCCCACAGGCAGCGTTGCAGAAAAGGCTACGCTAAAGAAGTGGGTCGATTTTGCAAAAGAAAACAAAGCACTCATTCTTTACGATGCCGCATATGAGGCGTTCATACAGGATGATTCAATCCCGCATTCGATATACGAAATTGAAGGTGCGGATGAAGTGGCGATTGAGTTCAGGAGCTTCTCGAAGTCAGCCGGTTTTACCGGCGTTCGCTGCGCGTTTACTGTTGTTCCGCACAAGCTCAAGGCATACAAAAAGTCCAGCGGCGAGGCGGTAGAGGTTAATCCAATCTGGAACAGAAGACACTGCACGAAGTTCAACGGCGTTTCATACGTTACGCAGAAAGGCGCTGAAGCTGCATATTCGCCGGAAGGGCAGAAGCAGATCAAGGAAGTGATTCAGTATTATATGAACAACGCTTCGGTAATCAGGGATGCTCTCAGCAGCCTTGGCTACAGCGTTTACGGCGGCGAAAACGCCCCGTACGTATGGCTCTCCACAAAAGACGGAATGAGCTCGTGGGAATTCTTCGACCTCCTTCTCGAAAAGGCGCATTTAGTGGGTACGCCCGGTGCCGGCTTCGGCGCAGCAGGCGAGGGATACTTCAGATTGAGCGCGTTCAACGAGCTTGATACTGTTAAAGAGGCGATGGATCGAATCGCAAAGATAAGCTGAAAATTTGCAGCTTAATAAAGTTGATTAATGCTCCGCTGTCTGTTAATGCCGGCGGAGTATTTTTTTTGCTACAGGTTTTCTTTTCCTGCCCGATAGCTGGAAGGTGTTTTACCCGTATGTTTTTTGAAAGTCCTGTGGAAGAAATAAACATCGGAAAAGCCCACGCGGTCAGCGATTTCATTGCATCTAAGGGAGGTGGTTTTAAGAAGCGTTTTTGATGCATTTATCCGGATGATTTGCTGGTAAGTTATTGGAGACACTCCAAACTTTTTCTTGAAAGCTCTGAAGAAATATCCCTTTGACAGGTGCACCATAGATGTGAGTTTTTCAATAGGTATTTGGTTTGTGTAATTTTCCTCAATATACGCTTTCACCTTATCCATTGGAGAGATAGAGCTTGAATCCACTGCTGTTAGAATATGGTGTTTTACGATGAAATTGAAAATTCCAAGCAAACCAAAATTGGCCTGATATTGTGATATAATGCTTGAGCTGTTCAGGTATTCTATCAAATCAGAAAACATATTGTTCAGTGTGTTTGTCTGTTCATTAGAGAATATTAGGTCAGTATCGAATGCGGCTTCAACCCCGGTAAGCAAAAAAATTAGCTTTTCAAAAGGAAGCTCCAGAAGCAGGCCATTTTCAGATTTGAAGGCAAATGTTATCTCAGAGTAAACCGTTTTTTGCCAGTGAGAAACAAAGTCGTGTTTCTGGCCGGGAGAGAGCAGAACGCATGTTCCCGGGCGAGCCTTGTGAAAAAGTCCTTCTTTGAGGTATTCACCGTGCCCGTCGGTGTACAGCACTATATGGTAAAACGGATGTGAATGTTCACTGAAAGTTCTCTTCGGGCCTACCGGCCTGTCCTGATGAATCGCTCCGTGCAGAAACAGCGGCCTGTACTGGTTTTCGTTGTGAAATAATGATAAAACCTGCGATCTTTTCACAGTGTTAGCGGTGTTTACGAAATTCTTCATATGTCACTATCATACAATAAAAAGTTGGGATAGTACATTTAATAATTGTCAATTTGAATTAATATAAGTTAGATACGCAAGATTCATTGTCAAGCTTTGGCTTATCCATCAGCTCGCTGAAGATTTTATGTTTTTTGTGTGTTTATGATTTAGACTAAAGTTTTGCCTTAAAAAGGCAGGCGGTAAATATTATTATTTTTAAGGGAGTTTTACTATGAAAAAATTGTTTATGTTAATGGCTATTGCTGGATTATGCGGATTTGCTCTGGCCTCAATGCCTGTAAGCAACGGGCTTGTGATGCATCTTTCCGCCGACGAGATACCCGAAGTATCGTCGGGTAACCCTGTAGGAGTTTGGCCGGACTTGTCCGGCAACGGAAACCACGGAACACAGTTGGAAGCTTCAAGGCAGCCTGTATTGCAAGACAGTGTATTTGGAGCGCAGCCTGCTCTGTATTTCGACGGCAGCGATGATGTTATGTGGTTAACTGATGCAGCTTCAAGCGTAACGGTTGACAGCCTTACTGTTATAGTTGTAGGGCAGTTCGTAAATCTTGAAGATACTGATCAGTATATGCTTGCAGGTTGGGATGACAGTGTAAGTGATTCCCGTTTGCGTATTTGTCTTTCATTTCTCTGGTCGGATCAAGATGCACGTATCTTGAATGTCCGTGTTGGTAATTCAGGGGACAGGCCTGGATGGGCACCTGATGCAGATTCACAGCCGCACGTTTTCGCAGTAGATTCAGGTGTTGATTTCTACACCGACGGGGAGTATCTCGGAACATCATCCAACTCTTCGACCTCCAATCCGGCAGGACTGAATATTGGAGCTATACGCGGAACGAGTGGTTTCTTTAATGGGAATGTAGCAGAGGTAATAGTTTACGATCGAGTTTTAAGCGAGCAGGAGTATGACAAGATCGGTGTTTACCTTGCAAATAAATATCCTGTAATCGACGGTGTTTTCAAGAACGCAGCCTTCGACGGAAGCCCCGACGACGAGATTAATGTGGCTCTTGATGCGAGCCTCACTTGGAACGCTGGGTTAAACCCATCAGATATGACTGCGGTAAACCCAGATATTGAAAAGCATAACGTATGGATGAGCAGTGGAGACCCGCAAGACAGCGAGCTCAGCCTTGTTGGCTCTGTTGATATTACTGATTATACAGATCCTGCTGCCGATGGAGTTTATTCTCCGTCTTTATCTATGGACAGTAAATACTATTGGGCTGTAGAGGAAGTGATGGCAGACGGACAGGGCGGCGTCTATCCGGACGGAGACCCGAACAACCCGATGAGCGAGGTTTGGAGCTTTGAAACTCTCAAATCTGTGCCAGTGCTGCAAGGGCCTGATAATAAGAAGGTTTTCCCCTCTGAAACTGCGTCTATTCAGGTTGGCATTACGACAATCAGCGAGCTAACTTCTGTAGAGTGGTACAGGGCAGGAGAACCTGATATGCTTATAAGCGATGCCGATCCTGATGTTACAATTCTAACCGACAACACATCAACAACGCTTGAAATCGCTAATGCAGATCAGGCAGATGAGGGCTCTTACTATGCCGTTGTTACAAACAGCGGCGGAAGCTCAACATCTGAGACAGCAAAGCTTTCAATAAAGAGAATGCTTGCAGGTTATCAGTTTGAGCAGAATGTTGAAGACACTTTAGGCCTGAATGACGGGAGCTTAGTCAGCGATCCCCTCGCATATACCGCCGGTTTTGCTGAATCAGACGCTCAGCAGTATGCAGCAGACCCTAACGGCACAACTTATGCTGAACTGCCCGAGGATGCATATCCAAAAGCCGGCTTCGGAAACGGCCTCGAGAATTTCACTATAACCGCCTGGATTAAACGATTAGATGATTCGGAGCAGTATTTCATCGGCAATTTCAACGAAGGGCCGAATACAGCAATTCAGTTTGGCTTTTTGAGCGGAGCAGACTTGCGTCTTCTCATAAGGCAGAATGGGAACAACAGCTCAACAGACTATATACAGGCCACTGTCTCCTCTGAATATATCCCTGAAGGAGAGTGGCACCTTCTTACAGCTTGCTTCGACGGTTATGCAGCAAAGCTTTATGTAGATGGTATTTTAAGAGAGGAAGTTGACAATGGATCTGAGCTTGCTAACTTCTCAGAATGGGAACAGCCGGTTACGCTTTTCGGAAGAAATCTAAGGGGAAGTGTAAGCGATAGATTCTCAGGACAGATTGATGATATGCGAATATTCAACTATCCGCTTACTAATGAGGAAATCGCAGCTCTATATTACGATGAAACCGGCGTGAGACAATGTATCTACGGTTACCCAGAGTTTGACATTGCTGGCCCAGAAGGAACTCCAGATTGTGTTGTCAATCTCTATGACTTCGCAGAATTCGCTTCAGAGTGGCTGTTAGATAACAGATACGTCCCGGAAATGTAATCTAAAACCTTTTTTTTAATGTTCTTATGCCGGGCAGTTTTGTAAGCTGTCCGGCTTTTATAACGTAATATATATCTTTCATTAAAGGTCAGCTGAAAT
This window of the Sedimentisphaera salicampi genome carries:
- a CDS encoding heme/hemin ABC transporter substrate-binding protein; amino-acid sequence: MKKLFLITVLLASFISLSSCGSSPEKGGTQERLVSLSPNITELLFALGLGEKVAGVTSYCDYPAQCREKQSVGSIMEPDIETVISLSPDTVFISNTEIHRRIGSRLEGIGAETVIVETKNIDDIYSAIDKISRICGVQQRGSALKAQIRKKLSEIRSLSSGGAAPKVLVVVQREPIMAAGKGTYIDSLLEIAGAENAAEQSGYPKYNAESLVVMNPDIIIESDAKTDGIKKLEKQNYYSRWKTNAAEEGNVYQVNADVVSRLGPRITKAAKLLRSIVKQSEKGKKFAGD
- a CDS encoding FecCD family ABC transporter permease; this encodes MLEIEHLSKKKLLLRIIIFSALLAGLILLCSLIGSKNLSAANIIGGIVSGETSENVDWLILFEIRLPRCLLAAIVGASLSIAGVVFQALLKNPLADPYILGISSGAGLGAVTAAITGFTFTWAGISGKGIMAFAFALITIWIVWTIGKRTGKNNMTGLLLAGVVVNSFFSAVIMFMITAVKSEDLHATLLWLMGNVRDVRPGNLSAGLIPLILSAAVLQGFAPKLNVITFGETDAKALGINTAGLRGICFACAAFVTAAAVSLSGLVGFAGLIVPHTVRLIFGPDHRQLLPLSALCGASFLVVSDTLARTVIAPQQLPAGIITAFAGAPVFVYLLLKSSKTRKIYG
- a CDS encoding protein O-mannosyl-transferase family, producing the protein MDDPMQRDVQDESLKNQWLYVFVFFALLYGFTAQRGVSWQDNGEYQWRSWNGQIVSQEYGLCRSHPLYMTIGYGISKLPLPFPMSLNIFSAVMGAVAVANFSMLSRFFTKKSFLILGLTFCLGLSHTLWWLSTITETYTTHLAIFTFELLFLFRYIKTGRPSNLYWLALFNGLGISVHNLALLSIPVYAGVVIYMLSKRQTNFRHIFSAGLFWAAGLSPLIAASAFKLSGEPMGFGELVMDILVGGYGDEVFNVAGVTKFALPNAFFSSLNFANLLAIFALAGIVALLKNFRRAGLLRKTLVFLTTVHFLFYIRYSVPDQFMFILPSLVLIGLCSANAFEFFKVPRKIQDRLCYLLLAFAVLQPLVFSGVCSFAQRHELAKRERTIDRRNEARYWIKPWKNNERSAQLWSEAVVELVPQGSVLIADNSSRYALFFARERSGKDITVIHGAPEKFDREEAYFSVTQIKSSPEHREWQKIRSFPRLYELK
- a CDS encoding LL-diaminopimelate aminotransferase gives rise to the protein MIKINENFLKLQAGYLFPEIARRVNTFKDQNPQADVIKLGIGDVTKPLVPAIVKAMKSAVDDMGTAQGFHGYGPEQGYGFLVEKILECDYKPRGVSLDKSEIFISDGSKCDTGNLQEIFGIDNVVAVQDPVYPVYVDTNVMAGRTGQASKDGKYEGIVYMPCTAENGFAPELPSEQVDMIYLCYPNNPTGSVAEKATLKKWVDFAKENKALILYDAAYEAFIQDDSIPHSIYEIEGADEVAIEFRSFSKSAGFTGVRCAFTVVPHKLKAYKKSSGEAVEVNPIWNRRHCTKFNGVSYVTQKGAEAAYSPEGQKQIKEVIQYYMNNASVIRDALSSLGYSVYGGENAPYVWLSTKDGMSSWEFFDLLLEKAHLVGTPGAGFGAAGEGYFRLSAFNELDTVKEAMDRIAKIS
- a CDS encoding AraC family transcriptional regulator — its product is MKNFVNTANTVKRSQVLSLFHNENQYRPLFLHGAIHQDRPVGPKRTFSEHSHPFYHIVLYTDGHGEYLKEGLFHKARPGTCVLLSPGQKHDFVSHWQKTVYSEITFAFKSENGLLLELPFEKLIFLLTGVEAAFDTDLIFSNEQTNTLNNMFSDLIEYLNSSSIISQYQANFGLLGIFNFIVKHHILTAVDSSSISPMDKVKAYIEENYTNQIPIEKLTSMVHLSKGYFFRAFKKKFGVSPITYQQIIRINASKTLLKTTSLRCNEIADRVGFSDVYFFHRTFKKHTGKTPSSYRAGKENL
- a CDS encoding LamG-like jellyroll fold domain-containing protein; protein product: MKKLFMLMAIAGLCGFALASMPVSNGLVMHLSADEIPEVSSGNPVGVWPDLSGNGNHGTQLEASRQPVLQDSVFGAQPALYFDGSDDVMWLTDAASSVTVDSLTVIVVGQFVNLEDTDQYMLAGWDDSVSDSRLRICLSFLWSDQDARILNVRVGNSGDRPGWAPDADSQPHVFAVDSGVDFYTDGEYLGTSSNSSTSNPAGLNIGAIRGTSGFFNGNVAEVIVYDRVLSEQEYDKIGVYLANKYPVIDGVFKNAAFDGSPDDEINVALDASLTWNAGLNPSDMTAVNPDIEKHNVWMSSGDPQDSELSLVGSVDITDYTDPAADGVYSPSLSMDSKYYWAVEEVMADGQGGVYPDGDPNNPMSEVWSFETLKSVPVLQGPDNKKVFPSETASIQVGITTISELTSVEWYRAGEPDMLISDADPDVTILTDNTSTTLEIANADQADEGSYYAVVTNSGGSSTSETAKLSIKRMLAGYQFEQNVEDTLGLNDGSLVSDPLAYTAGFAESDAQQYAADPNGTTYAELPEDAYPKAGFGNGLENFTITAWIKRLDDSEQYFIGNFNEGPNTAIQFGFLSGADLRLLIRQNGNNSSTDYIQATVSSEYIPEGEWHLLTACFDGYAAKLYVDGILREEVDNGSELANFSEWEQPVTLFGRNLRGSVSDRFSGQIDDMRIFNYPLTNEEIAALYYDETGVRQCIYGYPEFDIAGPEGTPDCVVNLYDFAEFASEWLLDNRYVPEM